In the genome of Gordonia rubripertincta, one region contains:
- a CDS encoding AMP-binding protein produces MTTAGPSASVLTIGSAARNATARHPGGHVVVVSDERPYRSTIGMLGCDALSRAAWLQSIGIGRGDVVALQLPNWYEGLVIQAATFLVGATVLPIVPIYGPREVEFILRDSGATVVVLAAQVKGRLVASALIEAGAVKSVGTVVVVGDDIPSGAIGWGDTAADWREGEDPAEPDDIALLVYTSGTTSDPKGVKHTHRSLIADTLSPVVADGAGPDSSHLSVFPSGHVAAANGLLRILIHATPTVLMDVWNPVQAAELIDEYAVTSTAGAPIHLSGLLDAQERGEVALATLRGYLVGGASVPAALVERADAAGIAAFRAYGLSEHPTIAGGSPDDPIGKRTHTDGRIQPGNEVRIVDDLGRDVAPGIDGEILSRGTELFAGYLRSELTAEAFTDDGWFRTGDVGNVDRDGYLTVTDRKKDIIVRGGENISSREVEDVVSTHPKVGEVAAVGAPDPMYGERVAVFVVLREGAERLTIDEVGDHFRLAGVARQKTPEVIRTVSTLPRTAAGKVQKAPLRQQLRAGTNQSIHLTD; encoded by the coding sequence ATGACGACCGCAGGTCCATCGGCATCGGTCCTCACGATCGGCTCTGCGGCGCGGAACGCTACTGCTCGGCATCCTGGCGGACACGTGGTGGTGGTCAGCGACGAACGACCGTATCGCAGCACCATCGGGATGCTGGGATGCGACGCGCTGTCCCGGGCGGCCTGGCTGCAGTCCATCGGGATCGGGCGCGGCGACGTCGTGGCCCTGCAGCTGCCGAACTGGTACGAAGGACTCGTCATCCAGGCCGCGACGTTCCTGGTGGGCGCAACTGTCCTGCCGATCGTGCCCATCTACGGACCCCGTGAGGTCGAGTTCATCCTGCGTGACTCGGGAGCGACGGTGGTGGTCCTGGCGGCGCAGGTCAAAGGCCGTCTGGTGGCATCCGCGCTCATCGAGGCCGGTGCGGTGAAGTCGGTCGGCACAGTGGTGGTCGTCGGCGACGACATCCCATCCGGTGCGATCGGTTGGGGGGACACCGCCGCCGACTGGCGGGAGGGGGAGGACCCCGCTGAGCCCGACGACATCGCCCTGCTCGTCTACACCTCGGGAACCACCTCGGATCCCAAGGGGGTCAAGCACACCCATCGCTCACTCATCGCCGACACACTGTCGCCGGTGGTGGCCGACGGGGCCGGTCCGGACTCCTCGCACCTCAGTGTGTTCCCCTCCGGACACGTTGCGGCCGCCAATGGGCTGCTCCGGATACTGATCCATGCGACACCCACCGTTCTGATGGACGTCTGGAACCCCGTTCAAGCGGCGGAGCTGATCGACGAGTACGCGGTGACGTCGACGGCCGGGGCCCCGATCCATCTGTCCGGGCTCCTGGACGCGCAAGAGCGCGGCGAGGTCGCGCTTGCGACCCTGCGTGGCTACCTCGTGGGCGGCGCGTCGGTGCCGGCAGCACTCGTCGAGCGCGCCGACGCAGCCGGCATCGCGGCTTTCCGTGCCTACGGTTTGAGCGAGCATCCGACCATCGCGGGCGGGTCGCCCGACGATCCGATCGGCAAACGCACCCACACCGACGGCCGTATCCAGCCGGGCAACGAGGTCAGGATCGTCGACGACCTCGGTCGCGACGTCGCACCGGGAATCGACGGCGAGATCCTGAGCCGGGGGACCGAGCTCTTCGCCGGCTACCTGAGATCGGAACTGACGGCCGAGGCTTTCACCGATGACGGCTGGTTTCGCACCGGGGACGTCGGCAACGTCGACCGCGACGGTTATCTGACGGTGACGGACCGGAAGAAGGACATCATCGTCCGCGGCGGCGAGAACATCTCATCGCGTGAGGTCGAGGACGTGGTGTCCACGCATCCCAAGGTCGGCGAGGTCGCCGCGGTGGGAGCGCCGGACCCGATGTACGGGGAGCGGGTCGCGGTCTTCGTGGTGCTACGCGAAGGCGCGGAACGCCTGACCATCGACGAAGTGGGCGACCACTTCCGGCTTGCGGGAGTGGCGCGCCAGAAGACACCCGAGGTGATCCGCACGGTGTCCACGCTGCCGCGGACGGCGGCCGGCAAGGTGCAGAAGGCGCCACTCCGGCAGCAGCTCCGCGCTGGGACGAATCAGTCTATTCATCTAACGGATTAA
- a CDS encoding class I adenylate-forming enzyme family protein, whose amino-acid sequence MDSRSRFAELLDNAPADAEAIEFEESWTTWGTLQGVDRSLDSVLGEYGHGEGTRVGLILENRPECVAVLLSLIARRRCIVTFSSLQPPERLSADIARADVPVVVGTATALAGDGVRESAGDALVLALGTDTVQVFDDRAVRAARQSDISPGVIVEMLTSGTTGPPKRVLLREKQFDTAISTSVPAPPKDSLFRSGVSIVSTPLVHIGGFWGALGPLFAGRRIVLMTKFALEPWLRVITRHRPKATGLVPAALRSILNAGVTADQLDGIEVVTTGTTFCPPELIDDFLQTYGIRVLPTYGATEFAGAVAYWTKALHEKWWESKAGSAGRPLPGVTLRVTDENGAEIPAGEQGRLEIRTAQSPVGADSWLRTSDLAVVDADGFLWIRGRADDAIVRGGFKVHPDTVRKVLEQHPSVHEAAVAPRPDDRLGQVPVAGVELEPAEAGTDRAALAKELDGLCREHLLPYEVPVHIAVVDALPRTPSSKVSRMDLLDVIAADMATSISA is encoded by the coding sequence ATGGACAGCCGATCGCGATTCGCGGAGCTCCTCGACAACGCCCCGGCCGACGCGGAGGCGATCGAGTTCGAGGAGTCATGGACCACCTGGGGAACCCTGCAGGGTGTCGACCGCTCACTGGACTCTGTGCTGGGCGAGTACGGCCACGGTGAGGGCACCCGGGTCGGGTTGATCCTGGAGAACCGGCCCGAGTGCGTGGCGGTCCTGTTGTCGCTCATCGCGCGACGACGATGCATCGTGACGTTCAGTTCCCTGCAGCCGCCGGAACGGCTGAGTGCCGACATCGCCAGGGCTGACGTGCCCGTCGTGGTCGGAACGGCAACCGCACTCGCGGGTGACGGGGTGCGGGAGTCCGCCGGCGATGCACTGGTACTGGCGTTGGGCACCGATACGGTGCAGGTGTTCGACGACCGCGCCGTTCGCGCGGCGCGGCAGTCCGACATCTCGCCCGGCGTGATCGTCGAGATGCTGACCTCTGGAACCACGGGCCCGCCCAAGCGGGTGTTGCTGCGTGAGAAGCAGTTCGACACCGCCATCTCCACAAGTGTGCCGGCGCCGCCGAAGGATTCGCTGTTCCGTAGCGGAGTCAGCATCGTCTCGACCCCACTGGTGCACATCGGTGGCTTCTGGGGAGCGCTGGGTCCGCTGTTTGCCGGCAGGCGCATCGTTCTCATGACCAAATTCGCGCTGGAACCCTGGCTGAGGGTCATCACGCGGCATCGGCCAAAGGCGACCGGTCTGGTTCCGGCGGCGCTGCGTTCCATTCTCAACGCAGGCGTGACGGCCGACCAGCTCGACGGAATCGAGGTGGTCACCACCGGTACGACCTTCTGTCCGCCTGAACTGATCGACGACTTCCTGCAGACCTACGGGATTCGAGTGCTCCCGACATACGGCGCCACGGAATTCGCCGGTGCGGTCGCGTACTGGACAAAAGCACTCCACGAGAAGTGGTGGGAGTCGAAGGCGGGCAGCGCGGGCCGCCCACTGCCCGGGGTGACGCTGCGGGTCACCGATGAGAACGGGGCCGAGATCCCGGCTGGTGAGCAGGGACGGCTCGAGATCCGAACCGCTCAGTCGCCGGTCGGGGCCGACAGTTGGCTGCGGACCAGTGACCTCGCGGTGGTGGATGCCGACGGATTCCTGTGGATACGCGGCCGGGCCGACGACGCGATCGTGCGCGGTGGTTTCAAGGTCCATCCCGACACGGTCCGTAAGGTGCTCGAGCAGCACCCGTCAGTGCATGAGGCGGCGGTGGCGCCCAGGCCCGATGACCGCCTCGGCCAGGTGCCGGTGGCGGGCGTCGAGCTCGAGCCCGCCGAGGCCGGCACCGATCGGGCAGCCCTGGCCAAAGAGCTCGACGGGCTGTGCCGCGAGCATCTGCTGCCCTACGAGGTGCCGGTGCACATCGCCGTTGTCGATGCCTTGCCCCGAACTCCTTCGTCCAAGGTCAGCCGGATGGATCTGCTCGACGTCATCGCAGCCGACATGGCTACGTCGATCTCGGCATGA
- a CDS encoding class I adenylate-forming enzyme family protein encodes MRLSMLLDMAADGFGDRVVVGRRASGFTASDLRARALTGAAAIRAAGVDSVVYLGPNGPAFPVAMFAAAYAGVPLVPLNYRLGDDQLTGLLAKHPRAIGIGDETGVAHLRAAGLSAQTMGEWLQSTAADGDPAEPDVILDDGPAVVIYTSGTTSEPKGVLLRHSNLVSYVLGSVEFMNADEDDAALVSVPPYHIAAVANVISNLYGGRRTIVLEQFDPTQWLDTVRTEGVTNALVVPTMLSRVIEAIGDGVDGSVPTLRSLAYGGAPMPAAVIEKALLAWPEVGFVNAYGLTETSSTVAVLGPEDHRDAYASDEPHIRARLASVGKVLPTVEIQIRDENGAALPPGAPGRICVRGDQVSAEYAGIGRAVDDDGFFDTRDNGYLDDDGYLFIGGRIDDTIIRGAENIAPAEIEEVLLRHPDVLDVAVVGVPDEEWGQRIEAAVVLRVGAELLDADLREFAQTSLRSSKTPDRFWFWPELPRTETGKLVRRNVLRKVLSAEGVTA; translated from the coding sequence GTGCGCCTTTCGATGCTGCTGGACATGGCCGCCGACGGATTCGGCGATCGTGTTGTTGTCGGCCGCCGAGCGTCCGGATTCACTGCGTCCGATCTGCGCGCCCGGGCGCTGACCGGGGCTGCCGCCATCCGTGCCGCCGGCGTGGATTCGGTGGTCTACCTGGGTCCGAACGGGCCGGCGTTCCCGGTGGCCATGTTTGCCGCCGCCTATGCCGGGGTGCCGCTGGTTCCGCTGAACTATCGCCTCGGCGACGACCAGCTCACGGGGTTGCTCGCCAAACATCCACGCGCCATCGGCATCGGCGACGAGACCGGCGTGGCTCATCTGCGTGCGGCCGGACTGTCGGCGCAGACCATGGGGGAGTGGCTGCAGTCCACCGCTGCCGACGGCGATCCTGCCGAGCCCGACGTCATCCTCGATGACGGGCCGGCCGTGGTGATCTACACGAGCGGGACGACGTCGGAGCCCAAGGGTGTTCTGCTTCGGCATTCGAACCTGGTGTCCTATGTGCTCGGGTCGGTGGAGTTCATGAATGCTGACGAGGACGATGCCGCTCTGGTGAGCGTGCCGCCTTACCACATCGCCGCGGTCGCCAACGTCATCTCCAACCTCTACGGCGGACGCCGCACGATAGTCCTGGAGCAGTTCGATCCGACGCAGTGGCTAGACACGGTCCGGACCGAGGGTGTCACCAACGCCCTGGTCGTGCCCACCATGTTGTCGCGGGTGATCGAGGCCATCGGCGACGGTGTCGACGGTTCGGTGCCCACGCTGCGGTCGCTTGCCTACGGCGGCGCTCCGATGCCGGCGGCCGTGATCGAGAAGGCGCTGCTCGCCTGGCCGGAGGTGGGTTTCGTCAACGCCTACGGCCTGACCGAGACCAGCTCGACCGTCGCGGTCCTCGGGCCCGAGGATCACCGGGACGCGTATGCCTCGGATGAGCCGCACATCCGGGCCCGCCTGGCATCGGTCGGCAAGGTACTGCCCACCGTCGAGATCCAGATTCGTGACGAGAACGGTGCTGCGCTCCCGCCCGGGGCTCCTGGTCGTATCTGCGTCCGTGGTGACCAGGTGTCCGCCGAATATGCGGGCATCGGGCGCGCGGTCGATGACGACGGGTTCTTCGACACCCGCGACAACGGCTACCTCGACGACGACGGTTACCTGTTCATCGGTGGGCGCATCGATGACACGATCATCCGCGGCGCCGAGAACATCGCTCCGGCCGAGATCGAAGAGGTGTTGCTGCGGCATCCAGACGTGCTTGATGTCGCCGTCGTCGGTGTCCCCGACGAGGAATGGGGCCAGCGGATCGAGGCCGCCGTCGTGCTGCGCGTCGGCGCCGAACTTCTCGACGCGGACCTCAGAGAATTCGCCCAGACGTCACTGCGATCCAGCAAGACCCCGGACCGGTTCTGGTTCTGGCCCGAGCTACCGCGGACCGAGACCGGAAAACTGGTGCGGCGCAACGTGCTCAGGAAGGTGCTTTCGGCAGAAGGGGTCACCGCGTGA